The genomic region CAGCACCGAGCGGGTCATGCGGATCGCCAGCCGCACCAGGATGAGAACGGTCGCCACGCCGGCGAGCGCGGAGGCGAACCGCCACGCCTCCGGGGTCATGGACTCGCCGAACGGCAGGAGCGCCCACAGCCAGTCGCCGAGGGCGATCATCCACTTGCCGACCGGCGGGTGGACGATGAAGTCGCCGCCGCCGTCGAAGAAGTCGACGGGCCCGCGGCCGAGCAGCTGGTCGGCGTTCTCCAGGGAGTCGTGCTCGTAGCCGTACTCCTGGAGCCCGTAGGCGTCCTTGGCGTAGTAGGTCTCGTCGAAGTAGATCCGGTCGGGCTCACCGAGGCGGTAGAAGCGCAGCGCTCCGGCGAAGGCGGTGACCAGGAGGGCCCCGAGCCAGCCCACCCACCAGGTCATGGTGGCGGAGGGGAACAGGCGGGCGCGGACGGCGGCCGCGCGGGACGGTGCGGGTGGGGTCGGCGGATCGACCTCGGAGGAAAGTGCGGTGGTGGTCATCTCGGCTCGTAGGTTGGGGTCGGAGATGGTTGTCCATTGCGGACGGACCGCGAAACCAGGTTTCGGGTGGCGTAATGAGCCAACCGTAGCGTGACAGGACGGGGATCACAGTGGTTGAGGGTGTAGGCCGTGGGGAGGGGTCCGGGACGCTGACGCTCGCCGGGCTTCCGATCGGGAACGCGGGCGACGCGCCGCCCAGACTGCTGCGCGCGCTGGAGGGCGCCCGCGTCATCGCCGCGGAGGACACCCGCAGGCTACGCCAGTTCGCCTCGCGCGCGGGAGTGCGCCTGGGCGGGGAGGAAGGGGCCAGGGTGGTGTCCTACTACGACGCCAACGAGTCCAGGCGCACCGACGACCTCATGGCCGACCTGCGCGGCGGCACGGACGTCCTCGTCGTGACCGACGCGGGCATGCCCGGCGTCTCCGACCCCGGCTACCGGCTGACCGCGGCCTGCGCCGAGGAGGACATCCCGGTCACGTCCATCCCGGGCCCGTCCGCGGTGACCACCGCGCTCGTGGTCTCCGGTCTGCCCACCGACCGCTTCTGCTTCGAGGGCTTCCCGCCCCGCAAGGGCCTGGCGGGCTACCTGGAGGAGCTGGCCGCCGAGCGCCGCACCATGGTGTTCTTCGAGAGCCCGCACCGGATCGCCGCCACCCTGGAGGCGATGGCCCGGGCCTTCGGCGCCGACCGGCGCGCGGCGGTGTGCCGGGAGCTGACCAAGACCTACGAGCAGGTGCGCCGGGGCGGGCTGGGCGAACTCTCCGCCTGGGCCGCCGAGGGCGTGCGCGGGGAGATCTCCGTGGTCGTGGAGGGCGCGCGCAGCCGCCCGGACCAGGTCGGCTCGGCGGACCTGGTCGCCTCGGTCGCGGCACTGGAGGACGAGGGCGTGCGCCGCAAGGAGGCCATCGGCCGCGTGGCCAAGGAGACGGGCGTGCCCAAGCGCCGCGTCTACGACCTCGTGCACGGAGTCACGTCCGACTGACCGGCCTCCGACCGCCGACGGGTCGGCTCGACCTCCGACTGGCCGGCCTCCGACCGCCGATGGGCGGGCGTCCGACCGCACACGGGCCGGCCACCGACCGGAGACCGCGCGGTGACCGGTCCCGGGCGACGACCGACGGGTGACAGCGGACGGGGCCGCCCGGAACGGCGTACAACCGTTCCGGGCGGCCCCGTGTGGGGGTCGGGCCGGTCAGACGACCGCGCCGTCGCCCTCGTTGCGGCTGGCCTTGGCGGCCACCCGCGCCTGGTTCTTGCGCTCCTTGATCACGTGCGGCGCCGCCGTCCTGTCCCACTTCTGCAGCCAGATGGCCAGCGGGACCGCGACGAACACCGTCGAGACCACACCCGTGCTCAGACCGACCAGCATGGCGATCGAGAAGTCCTGGAGCGAGGTCCCACCGAAGAAGGTGAGGAAGCCCAGGATGATCAGCGCGCCGACGCTGGTGTTGATCGTACGCGGCAGGGTGTTGAGCACCGCGCGGTTGGCGATCTCGACGAACGGGGACTTGTCGTCCTTCGCCCATTCGTCGCGCACCCGGTCGAGCACCACCACCGTGTCGTTGACGGTGAAACCGATGACGCTCAGCAGGGCGGCGAGGAACACGCCGTCGATCGGCTTGCCCAGCCAGACGAACAGCCCGATCACCAGGACCAGGTTGAACGCCAGCGACAGCATCGTGGCCACACCGAAGGACCAGCGGAACCGCCAGGCCAGGTAGACCAGCTGCAGGGCGAGCGCGGCGGCGAGCGCGATGAACGCGCGGTTGCGCAGCTCGTCGCCCATGCTCGGGCCGATCAGCTCGTCGCTGACCATCTCCACGCCACCGGTCGCCGAGTCCAGCGCGTCGGTGACGGTCGCCGCCTCGGGATCGGAGATATCGCCCGTACGGACGGAGATGTCACTGTCCCCGGCCTCCTGCACGACCGCGGTGTCCGAGCCGGAGAAGTCCAGTCCGGCGACGATCTCGCGAGCCTCGTCCACCGACAGGTCCTCGTCGCCGGTGATCTCGTACTCCAGGACGCGTCCGCCGGTGAACTCCACGCCCAGGTTGGGCGACTGCACCAGCGGGGCGGCCACGGACACCAGGACGACCGCGGCGGCGGCGAGCAGCGCGTGCTTGCGGTACTTCATCAGGTCGGGGTTCTTCCGGACCAGCCACGCGCGCACGGCACCGATCCTGCTGAGACCGCTGACCGCAGGGTGCTTGCGGATGACGGCGCGGCGCACCGCCCACTCCACGAGCACGCGGGCCACCACCAGCGCGGAGAACATCGACACCAGGGTGCCGATGCTGAGCGTGACGCCGAAGCCCTGGACCGTGCCGGAGGCGAAGAAGAACAGCAGCGCCGCGGCGATGAGCGTGGTGATGTTGGTGTCGATCACCGCGCTCCACGCCTTGTGCGAACCCTCGACGAAGGCCTTCTCCAGGCTCGCCGGGATGGCCCTGCGGCGACGGCGCGTCGCGATGCCGGACTCGGCCCGCTTGACCTCCGCGTCGGTGGCGTCCTGCATGCCGGCCGACTTGTTCGCCTCGTAGGTCTGCTGTTGGCGCTGGTACTCCTCGCGCGCCCGTTCGAAGATGAGCACGTTGGCGTCGATGGCCATACCGATCGCCAGCACGAAACCGGCCAGGCCCGGCAAGGTGAGGGTGGCCCCCAAGGCCACCAGCACGCCGTAGGCGATGAGCGCGTAGACGCCCAGGGCAACCGAGGCCAGGAAGCCGACCAGGCGGTACACCAGCGTGATGTACAGCGCGGTGAACGCGATGCCCAGCAGGGCGGCGATGGCGCTGGCCTGGATGGCGGCGGCACCGAGGGTCGGGCCGACCGTCTGGCGCTGCACCTCGGTGACCGGCAGCGGCAGCGAGCCGCCCTCGATCAGCACGGCCAGCTCGTTGGCCGACTCGGAGGTGAAGTTGCCGCTGATGGTCGTGCTGCCCTCGCGCTGGCCCACCTCACAGGCCGCGTCGTTGACGCTGGGCGAGGAGATGACCTGGTTGTCGAGCACGATCGCCACGCGGCGGCGCGGGTCGCCCTGCTCGAAGCAGGCGGCCTGCCCGGTGAGCTCGGCCCACTGGTCACGGCCCTCGCCGCGGAAGTTGACGTTGACGACCCACTCGGCGCGGTTGACCGGGTCCAGACCGGCCTCCGCGCTGGCGACGCTGTCACCGGGGACGGCGGTCTCACCGAGCTGCAGGTAGTTGCCCTGCTCGTCCGGCAGGGTCATCGCGACCTGGCTGGGGTCCTCGGCCTCCTGGCCGGTCTGGCCCGGGACACCCTGGCCGCCCTGGCCGCCCATGCCGCCGAGGAGCTCCTGCATCTCCTCCTCGGTCATCTGCGGGGCTTCCTCCGAGCCCTCGCCGCCTTCCGCGGCCTCGTCGGCGGGGGCCTCCTCGCCGCCCTCGGCGTCCGAGGGGGCGCGGGCCTCGTCGGCGGGCGCGTTCGCGGAGTCACCGGGCGCCTGGACGCCCTGGCCGCCGCCGGCGGTGACGCCGAGGACCGGGTGGAAGGACAGCTGCGCGGTCTGGCCGACGATCTGCGCGGCCTCCGTGGGGTCCTGGACCCCGGGCAGCTCGACGATGATCCGGTTCTCACCGGAGCGCGACAGCGTCGACTCGGCGACACCGAGGCGATCGATGCGCTGGCGCAGGACTTCGACGACCTGGTCGGTGTTCTCGGAGTTGGCCTCCGTGCCGTCGGGGCCGTCCTGTGTCTCCAGGACGATCTGTGTGCCGCCGCTCAGGTCGAGCCCCAGGCGCGGCGGGATGATCCACGCCGCGCCGAACGCGACGAGGATGACGAGGAGGGAGATGAGAGCGCGTGTCCAGCGCCCCCCGGCTCCCGATTGACTGGGCAAGGTGAACCTCTCACTGCGAATGGTGGGTACCGGTCGGCGCGCCCGGACGGTCCGGGGCGGGGGAGTGACCGGGAAAGGGTCAGATGAGGGTGTTCGCGGTGTGAGGCGGCGCCCGCGTCGGCGGCAGGTCGCCGGTGTCGTCCTGTTCGGGAACGGGATCGGGGTGCGGGAGCGGAAGCGGCCACCAGGGCTGGTCCCAGGCGGTCAGCCGCAGGACGCACGGCGGCACGGCGTCGGGCAGGTCGCGCAGGACGCCGCGCTGGTCGCACGTGGTGGTGGGCGGGCCCACCGACACCTTGGCCTGGGCGACCAGGTCGGCGCGCTCCTCCGCGCGCTCCCGCGGGGTGTCGCCGCCGGTGGTGCCCTTGGCGGGCACCTCCTGCTGGGGCGCGCTCACCGGGCCCGGCACCGGGCCGGACTCGGGCTCGCCGGGCACGGAGGTCACCGGGAACGACAGAATGACCAGCAGCACCACACTCGTGACGAGCGCGGCGGTGTGGTGGGCAGGACGGGGTAGGGCACGGGTAACCGTGGCGACCACCGCCTCAGATGAAGGACCGGGGTGAGCGTGGTACGTCGGCGCGCGCCCCGGCGGCGCGCGGCCTTCCGCAGAGCATACGGGTAGAGGAGACCCTGGGGGAATCCGCCCGTCCACCCCTGTGGACGACTCCCCGGGCCCCGTCCCGAGAGGGACCGCGCCGAGGGCGCCCGTCGAAGGCGGTGGTGGGCGACGGGCGGGACAGAGAGGTCGTAAAAAAGAGGTGCGGGCACCTTTAGTCTTGAGGCATGTCGTCGAATCGCCACATCCTGACAGCGGTCGCCTGGCCCTACGCCAACGGCCCGCGCCACATCGGTCACGTCTCCGGTTTCGGAGTCCCCTCCGACGTCTTCTCGCGCTACCAGCGAATGTCGGGGAACCACGTGCTGATGGTCAGCGGCACCGACGAGCACGGCACCCCGGTCCAGGTGCTGGCCGACCAGGAGGGCGTGACGCCCCGCGAACTGGCCGACCGCTACAACCGGATCATCGCCGAGGACCTGGTCGCCCTCGGCCTGTCCTACGACCTCTTCACCCGCACCACCACGGGCAACCACTACGCGGTCGCCCAGCAGCTGTTCACCACGCTGTACGAGAACGGCTACGTCTTCACCCGCACCACCCAGGGCGCGGTCTCCCCGTCCAACGGCCGCACGCTGCCCGACCGCTACATCGAGGGCATCTGCCCCATCTGCGGTTACGACGGCGCGCGCGGCGACCAGTGCGACAACTGCGGGAACCAGCTCGACCCGATCGACCTCATCTCGCCGCGTTCGCGGATCAACGGCGAGACGCCGGAGTTCGTGGACACCGAGCACTTCATGCTGGACCTGCCGGCGTTCGCCGACGTCCTCACGGGGTGGCTCAAGGGCAAGGAGGGGGAGTGGCGCCCCAACGTCCTCAAGTTCTCCCTCAACCTGGTGGAGGACCTGCAGCCGCGCGCGGTCACCCGCGACCTCAACTGGGGCGTGCCCATCCCCCTGGAGGGCTGGAGCGACAACGACAACAAGCGCCTGTACGTGTGGTTCGACGCGGTGATCGGCTACCTGTCCTCGTCCATCGAGTGGGCCAAGCGCGTCGGTGAGCCCGACGCCTGGCGCCGCTGGTGGCAGGACGACGACGCCCGGTCGTACTACTTCATGGGCAAGGACAACATCGTCTTCCACTCGGTGATCTGGCCCGCGATCCTGCTGGGCGCGAGCGGCGACGGCGACCGGGGCGGCGACGCCGGTCCGCTGGGCGCCCTCAACGTGCCCACCGAGGTGGTCTCCAGCGAGTTCCTCACCATGGAGGGCCGCAAGTTCTCCTCGTCGCGCCGCGTCGTCATCTACGTGCGCGACTTCCTGGAGCGCTACTCCGCCGACGCGCTGCGCTACTTCATCATGGCCGCCGGGCCCGAGACCCAGGACACCGACTTCACCTGGGCCGAGTTCGTGCGCCGCAACAACGACGAGCTGGTGGCGGCCTGGGGCAACCTGGTCAACCGCTCCATCTCCATGGCGGCGAAGAACCTCGGCGAGATCCCCGCCGCAGGCGAGCTGAACGAGGAGGACCGGCGGGTGCTGGCCGCCTCCCGCGCGGCCTTCGGGACGGTGGGCGCGCGCCTGGAGCGGTCGCAGTTCAAGGCCGGTCTCCAGGAGGCCATGCGCACGGTCGCCGAGGCCAACAAGTACATCTCCGACCAGGCGCCGTGGGCTCTGAAGAAGACCGACCCCGAGCGCATGGCGACCGTGCTGCACGTGGCCCTGCAGCTGGTCAGCGACGCCAACACCCTGCTCACGCCCTACCTCCCCGAGTCCGCGAACAAGGTGTACGCGATGCTCGGCGGCACCGGGACCTGGACCGGCATGCCCCGCATCGAGAGCGGCCACGACACCATCGGCGGCTCCGAGGAGCCGGTCGACTACCCGGTGATCACCGGGGACTACGCCGACAACGAGGCCCGCTGGGAGTCGGTGCCGATCGTCCCGGGCACCCCGCTCGACCGCCCGCAGCCGCTGTTCACCAAGCTCGACCCGTCCGTGGTGGACGAGGAGCTGGCGCGCCTGGAGGGCGTCACCGAGTAGGTGCGCGTCCCTCCGGTCCGTCTGTGGGCCCCGGCCGGCGCCGGGGCCCACAGACGGCCAGAACCCTCAGAGGGGCTTCGGAGCCCAACGGGGACCGAGGATTTCCAGGGCACGAACCATGTCCGCCCCGCCCAGGAGAGCTGCGGCGTTCTCGGCAGGCGCGTGCGCGCTGGTCCAGCGCATGGCCTCGCGGACGTCCGCGAAGGGCTGTTGGTCCAGATGGACCAAGGTCTCGGCGGCCCGCTCCTCCTGTCCGTCGTCATGGTGGCCGAGGTAGGCCTTCAGGAAGAGTTTCGTGGCGAAGAAGGCGCTCTGCCGTCCCTGTGTCAGTTCCCGTCTGTTGAGCCCGAAGACCTGGATCGTCGCTGTTCCCCGATGGGTCAGGGCCTCGTAGCTTCCGCTCGACAGGACCAGGAACAGGTGCTCGGACGGGTCCTCCGCACAGGGATCGACCAACAGGGGTGTGCCGTCCGCTGCCACGGGGAACTGCTCCCGCTTGGTGTGGCTGTTGCAGTACGAACAGGCCAGCAGGTGGTTGAACCAGTCGAACGCGCGCAGAGGGCTGAAGAACAGTGGCGCGAAGTGGTCGACGTCCGTTCCGAGGTTGTCACCGCAGTACATACACCTGTTGAGCCCGGCGGCCATGTCCTTGAGCTGTTCGCGCAGGCGTATCCTGCACGCTTTGGCGCCGTCCCACTTCTTGCGCGCTGACTTGCTGTCGGCACTCTCCCGCGCCAGCGCCGAGGCCCTCCTGTCCAGATCCGTCGCGAGCACCTCCGGCAGATCCGTGCGCGTGAGCCGGATCATGCGCCCGGTCGCAGCCGTGACGCGACCTCGTCCACCCGCGCGGCCAGTGAACTCCCCAGAGACCTGCTGAGCCTTGCGTGCTCCTCCCTGTCGTCCTCGGACGCCGTGCCCTGGAGGAGTGCCAGTTCCAGAGCGGACAGGCGGCGTCGCTTCTCTTCGGCCGTCTGTGAGTAGGGGGAGTCGATGCCGAAGAGGTCGGTCAGCAGGGCGTCGTCTCCGCTGCCGTTGACGATGCGTTGGTAGAGCTCGTCGGGGACGACCCGGGGTCCCTCCTCCTCATTGACTCCGGGGAGCCGTACGAGGCCCCCGGGGTCAGCGCTCTGGCAGATGTAGGGACTGTGTGAGGAGACGATGAACTGGATGCTCGGGAAGTGGCGTTTCAACCAGCCGCCGATCTCCTTCTGCCAGCTCACGTGCAAGTGAACATCCACCTCATCGATGAGGACCACGCCGGGCATGCTGATGTAGGGGGAGCCCTGCTCGTCGAATGCCAGGCCCCTGCCCTCGGTCACCACGCTCACCTGGCGCACGAGGTCGAGGACCAGGGCCGCGACCGTCCGATATCCGTCACTGAGTTCGTGCATGAGTACCGGCACGCCGTCGCGCTCGGCCCACAGGCCGTCGGAATCCACGTCCGTCACTTGAAAACCGTCAGGCAGCAGTCCCTCGTTGAGGATGCGTTTGACGAAACCCAGAAGACGTTGGGATCCGGGCTTCTTCTCCAGGCTGCGGAAATGAAGGCCCTTGATCCACTCGATGCTCTCCGCGAGCGACACGTCCTCGTTGAAAAGACTCGCAACACGGGAGACCGGGGTGTTCCCGTAGGTGAGACGCTGTGCCTTGTCGGAGCCCCCCTCAAGGCGCCGGAACGGTCCGTAGCCCGCGACGAACCATCCTGTGCTCTCCTCGGACCAAGGACCGCGGGCCGCTGACTTGCTCAGGGACACGTCATGAGGGCCGACCACCCCGGCGCCGCGCGCATGTTCACTCCGTTTCCAGTGGAGCTGACCCTCGAAGGACCCACCGGGTGTGTTCCCCTTTCCCGTGAAACCGTCCCATCCTTCGTGGTGGCTGATAGTGGTGGTCACCGTCCCGGACTCTCGGTTCTTCGACAACCAGTAATCGAAACGATGGGGCTCGGACACTACTTCGCGTCCATAGAAGTGACCGATCAGGCCCAGAGCGACCGCCCGTAGGAGGGTGGTCTTGCCGGAACCGTTCCGCCCCGCCAGGACCGTCCAGCTCCCCAGGGCGCCTCCGGGCAGGGGGAATTCCAGGTCCTCCACCGCGCGGCCATCATGGAAGCCGCGGATGCCGTCGACACTGATTCGCTCGATGTACATGTGGGCTCCACCGTTGGCCGCAGGGTCGGGACGCGGCTCCCAGCATAGGGATCACGAGCCACCGGCGACCGGCTTCTCCCGACGGTCGCCGCGCCTAGAATCGAGCGCGATGATCGGTCACGAGAAGCTGGGAGCCATCCGTGGGTAAACGCAGTGGGAGAGCGGTGCGGGAGCGCAACGCGCAGACGCCCCCGCCGGTCCCCGAGCCCCTGCGCGTGCCGGTGGCCGACAGCCACACGCACATGGACATGCAGACGCCCGAGGTCGAGGAGATCATCGCGGCCGCCCGCGGCGCCGGTGTGACCCCGCTCGTCCAGGTGGGCGTGGACCTGGCGTCCTCGCGCTGGGCCGCCGAGACCGCCGCGGCCCACCCGGGCGACGTCTGGGCGGCCGTGGCGCTGCACCCCAACGAGGCGCCGCGGATCGTGCACGGCGACGGTGCCGAGGGCGTCGAGGTCGACGGCACCGACTGGGCCGGCAAGGTGCGTGCCGCGGGCGGCGCGGCGGCCCTGGACGAGGCGCTGGAGGGCATCGACGAGCTCGCCGCGCTGCCACAGGTGGTGGCGGTCGGCGAGACCGGCATGGACACCTTCCGCACCGGGCCCGAGGGGGCGCGGGCGCAGGAGGAGTCCTTCCGCCGGCACATCGCCATCGCCAAGCGCCACGGCAAGGCCGTGATGATCCACGACCGCGAGGCGCACGACGACGTGTTCCGGATCCTCGCCGACGAGGGCGCGCCGGAGCGGGTAGTCTTCCACTGCTTCTCCGGGGACGCCGACATGGCCAAGGTGTGCGCCGAGCACGGCTACTTCATGAGCTTCGCGGGCAACGTCACCTTCGCCAGCGCCCAACCGCTGCGCGAGGCGGCCGCGGTCGCCCCGCCCGAGCTGCTGCTCGTGGAGACCGACGCCCCCTTCCTCACGCCCAAGCCCTACCGGGGCCGCCCCAACGCCCCCTACCTCGTGCCGTACACGCTGCGCGCGCTGGCCGAGGCCAAGGGCATGGACGAGGACGAGCTCGCCGGGGTGATCGCGGGCAACGCCCGCCGCGCCTTCGGGTTCTGAGCCCGGCCCCGGGGCCGCCGCGGCGGCCCCGGGAGAGCACGTCCGCCACTGAGGGCGCGCGTCCGGTCAGTGGTGGTGGCCGCGCTTGCGCCGCCCGGCGTCCCTGGCCGCCTTGTCCAGGGCCTTCCACTGCCGTGTGCGCTCCTCACGGACCCGGTGGTCGCCCCGGGACCTGTTCCACTCGGACTCGCGGCGCAGCCGGTTCCACCGGGCCAGCCGGCGGGCGTCCAGCTCGCCCTCGTCGATGGCGGCCTGGACCGCGCAGCCGGGCTCGGCATCGTGCACGCAGTCCCGGAACCGGCACCGCTCGGCGTGGGCGAGGACGTCGGAGAAGGTGCGGTCGACGCCCGACTCGTCGCCGGGAACGTCGATGCGGCGCACTCCGGGGATGTCCAGCACCAGGGCGCCGCCCGGCAGCGCCAGCAGTTGGCGGTGGGTGGTGGTGTGCCGTCCCCGCTTGTCGTGGCGGATCTCCCCGGTGTCCATCAGGGCGTGCCCGGAGACCGCGTTGACCAGGCTGGACTTGCCCGCGCCCGAGGTACCCAGCAGGACCCAGGTCGTGCCGGGCCGCAGTCGGGCGGCCAGGGCTTCCAGCCCCTGGCCGGTGTGGGCGCTCACGGTGTGCACGTCGGCGCCGGAGCTGACCGACTCGACCAGTTCGACGACCTCGGGCAGGCGGTCCCCGGCCAGTTCGGCCTTGGTGATGGCGACCACCGGGGTGGCGCCGCCGGCCCAGACCAGGCTGAGGAAGCGTTCCAGGCGTCCCACGTTGGGGCCCTGGTCGGCGGCCTCGCAGATGAGGACGTAGTCGACGTTGGCGGCCAGGACCTGGTCGTGGGAGTCCTTGGCCACGCCCTGGCGGACGAGCGTGCCGGCGCGTTCGAGGACGGCCTCGACGAGCCAGTCGTCGCCGGAGCGGCGGACGGCGACCCAGTCACCGCTGCACGGCGCGGCGGCGGGGTCGGTGTGCGCGGCCCTGCGGACCGCGGGGGCGAAGGCGGCGTCGCGGATGCCGGGCAGGCGGATCTCGGCGCCGCCCCTGCGCGCCGCGGAGACGCGGGCGGGCAGCAGGACGTGTTCGCTGGACAGCGCGACGGCGTCGAAGGCGGCTTCGACCCGTGGGGTCCAGCCGAGGGAGTCCAGTGGGTGGGAGGGGGTGGACGAAGTGCTGTGTGTCGTCACGACAGGCTCTCTGGGAGGCGAGCCGCGGGACCGCGTGAAAGGGGTCCGTCAGGGCTCGCGGACGATCGGGAAGACTGGGGCGGGGCCACTCGCAAAGTCCGTCATGGCACGTTCCTCTCCGTCGTCGTCGGCCGTCGTGCACGCGCACGGGGCGTCCGGGCGAGTCGATCCTAGGACCGGCCGCGTCCGGGGCGCCACAGGTTTTCCCGCGCGAGAGGCGGGCCACCGCACCGCGGTGGCCCGCCTCGTCGGGGGATCGGGGGGTCAGCCCATCTCCTCCAGGGTCCGGCCCTTGGTCTCGGGCACCCACTTGAGGATGAACGGGATCGAGAGCAGGGCGAAGGCCGCGTAGATCACGTACGAGCCGGACAGGTTCCAGTCGGACAGCGACGGGAAGCTGACGGTGATGAGCCAGTTGGCGATCCACTGCGCGGAGGCGGCGACACCCAGCGCGGCGGCGCGGATCCGGTTGGGGAAGATCTCGCCGAGCATCACCCACACGACCACGCCCCAGGACAGGGCGAAGAACATCACGAAGGCGTGCGCCGCGAACAGGGCGACGGCGCCCTGGAGGTCGGGCAGGGCGATCTCCCCGTCGATCTCGGCGGTGAACGAGAACGCCCAGGCGGCCAGTCCGAGCGAGGCGGCCATACCGGCCGAGCCGATCAGGGCGAGCGGCTTGCGGCCGATCCGGTCGACCAGCAGCATCGCGATGACGGTGCCGAGGATGTTGATGATCGAGGTGGTGAACGAGTAGAGGAAGGAGCTGCTCGGGTCGATGCCGACCGACTGCCACAGCGAGGAGCTGTAGTAGAAGATCACGTTGATGCCGACGAGCTGCTGGAAGACGGACAGGCCGATGCCGACCCAGACGATGGGCAGCAGGCCGGTGCGGCCGCCGATGAGGTCGCGCAGGACGGGCTTGTGCTCACCGCGCATCCGGGCGTCGATCCGGGCGACCTCGGCGTCCAGGTCGCCGCCGTCTCCCTCGACCGCGGCCAGCACCCGCTTGGCCTCCTCGGTCCGGCCGGTGGCGACCAGGTGGCGCGGCGACTCGGGGATCCGCAGCGCGAGCAGCCCGTAGACGACCGCGGGGACGATCTCGACGCCGAGCATGACCTGCCAGGACTCCAGTCCGAGCAGGGTGCCGCGCTGGTCGCCGTCGGCCAGGGTCAGCAGGCCCCAGTTGACGAGCTGGGAGACGGCGATGCCCAGCACGATCGCGGCCTGCTGGAAGGACGCGAGCCGGCCGCGGTAGGCGGCGGGGGCGACCTCGGCGATGTAGGCGGGGGCGATGACGGACGCCATACCGATGGCGATGCCGCCGAGAGCGCGCCAGACCGCCAGGTCCCATACGGTGAAGGGGAGCATGGAACCGACGGCGCTGATCGCGAACAGCACCGCGGCCAGCTGCATGACGCGGGGGCGGCCGAGGCGGTCGGCCAGGCGGCCGGCGATCACGGCACCGGCGGCGGCACCGAGCAGGGGGACGGCGATGACCGCGCCGAGGGCCGCCGATCCGACGCCGAACCGGCCCCGGATCCCCTCGACCGCTCCGTTGATGACCGCGCTGTCGTAACCGAAGAGGAATCCGCCCAGCGCGGCCGCCGCGGCGATGAAGACGACGTAGCGCAGGTTCGGTGGGCGGACCGCGGGCG from Nocardiopsis aegyptia harbors:
- a CDS encoding sugar porter family MFS transporter, whose amino-acid sequence is MSTTAPAGPHPPAVRPPNLRYVVFIAAAAALGGFLFGYDSAVINGAVEGIRGRFGVGSAALGAVIAVPLLGAAAGAVIAGRLADRLGRPRVMQLAAVLFAISAVGSMLPFTVWDLAVWRALGGIAIGMASVIAPAYIAEVAPAAYRGRLASFQQAAIVLGIAVSQLVNWGLLTLADGDQRGTLLGLESWQVMLGVEIVPAVVYGLLALRIPESPRHLVATGRTEEAKRVLAAVEGDGGDLDAEVARIDARMRGEHKPVLRDLIGGRTGLLPIVWVGIGLSVFQQLVGINVIFYYSSSLWQSVGIDPSSSFLYSFTTSIINILGTVIAMLLVDRIGRKPLALIGSAGMAASLGLAAWAFSFTAEIDGEIALPDLQGAVALFAAHAFVMFFALSWGVVVWVMLGEIFPNRIRAAALGVAASAQWIANWLITVSFPSLSDWNLSGSYVIYAAFALLSIPFILKWVPETKGRTLEEMG
- the rsgA gene encoding ribosome small subunit-dependent GTPase A; its protein translation is MTTHSTSSTPSHPLDSLGWTPRVEAAFDAVALSSEHVLLPARVSAARRGGAEIRLPGIRDAAFAPAVRRAAHTDPAAAPCSGDWVAVRRSGDDWLVEAVLERAGTLVRQGVAKDSHDQVLAANVDYVLICEAADQGPNVGRLERFLSLVWAGGATPVVAITKAELAGDRLPEVVELVESVSSGADVHTVSAHTGQGLEALAARLRPGTTWVLLGTSGAGKSSLVNAVSGHALMDTGEIRHDKRGRHTTTHRQLLALPGGALVLDIPGVRRIDVPGDESGVDRTFSDVLAHAERCRFRDCVHDAEPGCAVQAAIDEGELDARRLARWNRLRRESEWNRSRGDHRVREERTRQWKALDKAARDAGRRKRGHHH